In the genome of Clostridium sp. 'White wine YQ', the window TTAGTGAAGATACTCCATTAGGACCATTTTTAAATGTAGGACTTGAACTACAAGGAATACTAGAGGATAATTTGATAATAAATGGAGGCCATAGAGGTGAACTATTATTCGGAATAAATTTTTTTGAATATAGGATTAAGGGGAGGAAAGCACCTTTAGTTTCACTAATTGGAGAAAATATAGAAGTAAGAAGTTTAACTCCAGAAAATGCTCAAGAGATGCTTGACTATTTTATTAGAAATGAAAGATATCTACAAGCTTTTGAACCGAAGCGCGATTCTAGTTTTTATAGTTATGAAACTCAATATAATATTTTGGTTGAGGGATATAGGCAGCTATTAGATGGAACGGGTGTAGATTTGGGAATATTTAAAAATAATAAGCTGATTGGAAAGATAAGAGTTTCTAATATAGTATACGGAGTATTTAAAAGTGCTATAATAGGATATTCAATAGATGAAAAGGAACAAGGAAATGGCTATATGCAAGAAGCTGTAAGACTTGTTACAGAGTATTCCTTTGGAGATTTAGGATTACACAGAATTGAAGCTTCAGCCATGGTTGACAATATTAAATCACAGAGAGTTTTATTAGGATGTGGATTTAAGGAGCTTGGAACAAATGAAAAATATCTATATATTAACGGAGAATGGAAAGATCATAAAACCTTTTATATAATAAATAATTCTACCGTTGATTACTATTAATAGTAGTTAATGTTAGGAATAATTAGTTAACATAATTAAAATCCTATAAGGAGGAAGTTATGAAACTTTACGAAAAATTGCTTAGCAATATAGATAGGAATGATAATTGGAATATGATTGTTATTGATGGAGTAGTAGGAGCAGGGAAAAGTACATTAATGATGCTTCTAGAAGATGAAGGATATGTACCATTTAAGGAGCCGGTTTTGGAAAACCCTATATTAGAGAAGTTTTACTATGATAGAAGGAGATATGCTTTTGCATTACAAGTATATTTTTTAAATAATAGATTTAAGTTTATAAAAGAAGCAGGAGAAATAGAAAACTCTATTATGGATAGGAGTATCTATGGAGATGCAATATTTCCTAAGCTACTTAAAGAAGTAGGGGATATGAGTACGGAAGAATTTGAAATATATTGCAATCTATTGAGTAATCTTTTAGAACATGTGAAACCACCTAAGCTTATGATTTATCTACAAATATCCGTGGATGAAGCTATAAATAGAATAAGAAGAAGAGGAAGAAGCTATGAACAAGTGGTAGAGCGCGAATACTGGGAAACCTTAAATCGTGAGTATGAGGGATTTTTTAATTCTTATACCATTTCACCCTTGCTTAAAATAAATGTAGATAAAC includes:
- a CDS encoding GNAT family N-acetyltransferase gives rise to the protein MVSKAKITIEALRKGSNEYLIKDSLELNIGRVIILNADSENKVCYLRFKFYKNEKRDLLKNALDELLKKIFEVERFYKLNILVSEDTPLGPFLNVGLELQGILEDNLIINGGHRGELLFGINFFEYRIKGRKAPLVSLIGENIEVRSLTPENAQEMLDYFIRNERYLQAFEPKRDSSFYSYETQYNILVEGYRQLLDGTGVDLGIFKNNKLIGKIRVSNIVYGVFKSAIIGYSIDEKEQGNGYMQEAVRLVTEYSFGDLGLHRIEASAMVDNIKSQRVLLGCGFKELGTNEKYLYINGEWKDHKTFYIINNSTVDYY
- a CDS encoding deoxynucleoside kinase, translating into MKLYEKLLSNIDRNDNWNMIVIDGVVGAGKSTLMMLLEDEGYVPFKEPVLENPILEKFYYDRRRYAFALQVYFLNNRFKFIKEAGEIENSIMDRSIYGDAIFPKLLKEVGDMSTEEFEIYCNLLSNLLEHVKPPKLMIYLQISVDEAINRIRRRGRSYEQVVEREYWETLNREYEGFFNSYTISPLLKINVDKLDFENIEEDRQYIIGLIKDKLKEIEA